Genomic segment of Microcebus murinus isolate Inina chromosome 14, M.murinus_Inina_mat1.0, whole genome shotgun sequence:
TGTTAACACCTGGAGTTAGACTAAGCTGTTTACACCTCTAACACCAATAATCCAAAGACATGACTTAGTGAGTTCCTGCTGATTCATTCACATTGACTTCATACAATTTTCAAATCCTGCCTTCAATAAATACAGTGATAAAAAATGGGTCTCTATCTATTTGTTCTTAGGTAACAGAATGTTGAATCATAAGAGTATACCATGAACAGCAATTATGGAATATGATTCATAACTATTGTATTCTTAAAGACTTTGTAGTATTTGATTGATGTATATTAGGCTTCATATAAATGTTGTTTGAATTGAATTCACATAAGAACAATGAgcagaaataaaggaagataattttATCACAGTCTAGATAactaatttgaattttcaaatatacaaggCAGTGAATTGCAAGATAAAGCAGTATCCGTGTAGGCAAATACTACCATAAGCGAGAAGACATTAGGTACAGAATATATGGAGAAGATTTCCACCATGGTGGGAAAATGAGCTAGATGACCACGGAGCTCTATTTGCTGTTCAAAGACCTATGACCCTATTAGTGCAATTTCACCCTGAACAGAGCATCCCTCAGAGCCTGGTGAACCTGCTTGTTCCGCAGAGTGTAGATGACCGGGTTCAGCAGCGGCGTCACCACCGTGTTCACAAGAGCAGCCTCTCTGTTGGAGTCCAGCCTGTCCCTTTGGTTCGGTTTCACGTATATAAAGACACAGCTGCCATACATCAGAGAGAGGACaatgaggtgggaggagcaggtggagaaAGCTTTCTGCCGCTCCTTGGCTGAGGGGAGATGCATGATTGTGACTACTATGTTGCCATACGCAATGATGGTTATCATGAGGGATGCAAACAGGATCAACGAAGTGAGGACAAAAGCAAACATCTCAGTAGATCTGGTGTCAGAACAGGAGAGATGAATTAAGGAGCCAAGATCACAGAAGAAATGTGGGATGACATTGGGGCCACAGAAGGACAGCTGGGCAACCTTGACAACCAGACCAGTGATGACGATGAAGGACAAAACATAGCAGAAGAAAACCAGAAGGAAACAAACCCTGAGATTCATCATGGTTGGGTAGTGCAAAGGTTTGCAAATGGCCAGGTAGCGATCCAAGGACATGGCAGCCATGAGGAAGAAAATCGTTGccccaagaaataaaaaagaaaaggcctgTGTGAGACAGTCAGTAAAAGGAATTGTTTGCCTTCCTAACAGAAAGATGACCAGCAGTTTAGGAATAACTGTGGTTATAAAAACACACTCACAGAAGGAGAAACTGCTGAGCAAAATATACATTGGTGTCTGGAGGCGATGGTCAGCCCAGGTGATGGTGATTATGAGCATGTTTCCCATGACAGAGCCCAGGTACGCCAGCAGGTGCACCAGGAACAGCATGTTCCCCAGGTGCTGGACAGCAGGGAACCCTTCCAGGATGAACTCCTGGACCATTGTCTCATTCCTCAGCTTTATGGTTATGTCCATTTCTCTGTCTGTCATCAACCCTCTGTGATCTGTTAGGCAGAAAGTACTTTCATTgaagaataaagaatataatggatggccactatttaaaaaaaaaatcactatttgcTTACAATTACTGTTTAGAGTAAGTgatcatattttatgtttcaatattttagtaaaaattatcTGAACTTCCACCActgttaaattataaaaataaaggtttaatttttggttttacttttgagaataaattatttttgcatcttaacttttctgaaaaataatatctttgaatAATACTCCATACAAGGTAAACAAtgcaaaatgaaatcattatctttttaggacaaaaataataaaactaacagATAACAATGAAGACCGTCATCCCATAGAAAATATCCTTTCATGAGTTCACAGTGTAAGATTCTGCACTTCAGGTATGACATGCATTCTGTGAAGGATTCCCAGGTACTGCCTTTAGCCCTCTGAAAATAGAAAGCATGAAAAAGCCATGTTCTTATTACCATGCtccatctcttttctttccctgaagTCCATTTAGCCTGAGTTCTTCACTCAAGACCCTAGCCTGAGCAGGAAAGCTCACTCTCAACACTATCCATAATTGCCCAACCCAtggatttaaaagaaatcatgtcTAAAGAAGGGGGGGAAATACTTATATGACTTGATTGTGCAGACTCaacttataaatatataacaagtGAACCAGAATCCCCCTCCTTTATCAACCCAGCAGAATGGAAGTCTTTACTTCTGCTATTAGTGATAAATCACCATTAAACATTCCCTTTTGGGGGGAATATTGTTACATTGGAAGATTCTGGTGTGGTTGGAATCACACCTGGGTGCCCAGGCAAGTCACTGGAGGAACAAGAATTGTTTTGATTGGCCAGTACCCACCCAGAACCCAGATGAACTGACAttgaatttggggggaaagggTATGGGCTTCTGATACAAATTAGTTCTCTGGCGACTCACTCACCATAATTAAATTATACTTCACTTAATTCTTTGATTTTGCCAGGCCTACTGCTTTAACTGTACCTGATCTGCAATACTGGCTTAACCATTACCAGCCTCTGGTTTTAATATTTGACCCATTACATTGCAAATCATCCCCATGGCCAAGTACTCACCAAGATGTAACTCAGAAAAAACATCTTCTTTgattatgtgcttttttttcttccaacaaaCCAGGATTTTCTCCTATgctaatggaaaggaaaaaaaacacactttgactttaaatgtatttatcttttacCTTAAAAAGTCAATGTGTGGTTCATGTCTTAACTCAATAGGAAATTGTTAAGGCTAATCATTTTCAAGAACGACAGAGATTTCCAAACCCTGCAGGATAAATAGTTGTAGCTCTCTGTCTCAGTGATCCAGCTGACAGATCCTAGACCACTAAAACAATACAAAGTAAGACCCAAAGCTGCGCCAGCATTTGCTGATGTGACTTTTTAGAATTCATGagcatattcatatttattttatgggaCATAACAACACAGTCCATCATGAACATCACATTTGGGATAAACATTTGTGTGTTTATTCCAAAAGAGAGTCAGAAATAAGAGACAGCAAAAGTCAAATTGCCTTCTTCATGGCCCCTGGTActcttttcccatccttttccCATGCTTCCCTCTTTTCCCATGCTCTTCACCTTTCCATAGGTGTCATTGCAGTCAGTAGtgaaaatacatgtaaatgcCCTCATGATATATGTACCACAGGATTATTTATCATCACCAATGAGGACAGTAGGGTCCCAAAGAACAAACACCTTGAATATTCAGAGTTCATTAGAAGActatgaaaaaaggaaaacaactaaaAGTCACAACAGATCCCAGGGGACATTTAATTGTTCATTGCCGAGAATGGGAAAAATCAGCAGAAATACCTTGTAATTACCACATCACTGAGTCTGGTAGCATATTGCCATCATTCTCAATATCTGCACTTGCCTCTGTGAAAGTCGTCAGAGGTAAATTTGGCACGGTTGCCCCGGggttataaaatttgtaaaaccCCAAATTACATTTGTCAAGAGAGACAGGATTAAACAACAAGAATGCTTGTTTACAATCAGGTTGTCTttgcttttttggtttgttttttcctctttagcCTGACATTTTCTTAatggaggtataatttacatactataaaGTGTACATATCTGTACAGGTGGATAACTTTTTATATATGGAAACAGCCACATAACCACTAATCAAATCTAATCattaaacatttccatttcaCCATAAATTTCCTTGTGTCCCTTCCCAGTCAATGCCCaagagaaaacaattatttttatttctagcatcaaaaattacttttcctttttcttaaactgaacacactgtgtgtttctttctcacctgtctttttttttttctcagcgtTTTTGTGAGATTCATGTATGCTTTTTCTCGTGTCAgtgatttactttttatattgttttgctgTGGTCCACTATACAAGCACATCACAGTTTTCCATTCTTCCACTGAAGtacatttgtgtattttccagtttggtgctattatgaataaagctgttatggaTATTTGTACTAGTTTTTGATGGCATAGCGTTCATATCTCTTGGGTATATAATTGATTTGAAAGTGCTAAATTGGAGGGTAGGTTTCAACACTGTAAGAAACTGCAAGATAGTTTCTAAAATTGGATCTAGCCTCTCAGcagcaatgcatgagagttccagttgctccacgtTCTCACCAACACGTGGTCTTGCAAGGTGTTTGTTCCTGGAGGCATTCTGGTTGGTGTCTAGCGGTGTCttatattgtgtttattttgtattttcctggtggCTGCTTATGTTGAAccctttttatttacttattgactATTTGaaatcttctttggtaaagtgcCTTAAgacttccttatatattttggatatatgttTAAGTTAGAACTGAGAAGATTTTCTCCTAATTTGTGgctggcttttaaaatttctttatgatGTGGTTTTATGTGAAGAAATTCTGTTTAGTTTGATGAAGTCCAATGTGTcaagtttttttcctttgtggttacTACTTCCAGATCCTGATTAAGAAATCTTTACTCACTCCAAGGTAATAGAAAAGttatcctatgttttcttccagaaactTTATAATTCTGACTCTCACATGTAGGCCTATAATCCATCTCAAATTGATATTATGTCCATTATCTAAAGTAGAGATTAAGGTTTCCATATGCATATCCAGGTTCTccagaaacattttgaaaatacacaTTTCCTCCATCAAAGTACAGAGGTGCCTATTTCAAAAGTCATATATGTTTAGTCTATTTCTGCACCCTGTATTCTGTACCTCTGATGTATTTTTCCATCTTCACACTAAAACTGCACAGTCTCAATTAATGTAGTAGGAAAGTGTTTCTTCCTCCTGCTCTACTTTTTGAAAGTTTGaatgatttatattatttctaatacttattaaatatttcctaaatatttcataaaactcaCTATGCAAACCTGCAGGTTTCTTTGcaggagtgtttttttttttttattttttttattttggcatattatgggggtacagattttaaggtttcaataaatgcccatttccccccctccccccaaaagtctgagtctccatcatgaccatcccccagatggtgcacatctcactcgttatgtatgtatatacccgcccccctcccccctcccacctccccaataccctattactgtagcacctgtgtgtccacttaggtgctactcagttagtaccagtttgctggagaatatatctggtgcttgtttttccattcttgggatacttcacttagtagtatgggttccagctctaaccaggaaaatataagatgtgctatatcaccgttgtttcttagagctgaatagtactccatggtatacatataccacattgcaGGAGTGTTTTTAATTAcaagtttaatttctttaatagacaaAAAAACGATTACAATTTTCTGTTTGTGAATGAGAAAACCTGGGAACTGCAGCTGGTGGTAGTTGAAAACCCTAGACACAGAACACTGCCTCTACCCAGGGTTCAGATCCACTGCTGTGGCCTCTCCCAACATCCTTGCCAATCTGGGGTAGACTTAAGGAGAGATGAGGCCAGCAACTCTCATGAGTCCCATGATCAAGTGCCACATGCACCCACTGTACCTGGGGGACCTGAGTGGTCCAACAATCTCCAAAGCCTGTAGATGTGGATGGGGTTGCACTGAAGATGGCACACAACTGACAAACACTGCAGTCTGTGGATCTGAGCAGGAAGCCCTCAAGCTGGTGTAGGCCATCAGTTGTCACTGCAACAGGAAGGAAGTGAGCTACATTCAAGCTAAGAGAGTCAAAAAGTGCCACCTCTTGTGGCAGGGCAGCTTCCCAGCCAGTAAGGGCAGACAAGTGGCTTCTACCCATGGGGATGGGCAGAGCTGCA
This window contains:
- the LOC142875399 gene encoding olfactory receptor 6C74-like, with the translated sequence MTDREMDITIKLRNETMVQEFILEGFPAVQHLGNMLFLVHLLAYLGSVMGNMLIITITWADHRLQTPMYILLSSFSFCECVFITTVIPKLLVIFLLGRQTIPFTDCLTQAFSFLFLGATIFFLMAAMSLDRYLAICKPLHYPTMMNLRVCFLLVFFCYVLSFIVITGLVVKVAQLSFCGPNVIPHFFCDLGSLIHLSCSDTRSTEMFAFVLTSLILFASLMITIIAYGNIVVTIMHLPSAKERQKAFSTCSSHLIVLSLMYGSCVFIYVKPNQRDRLDSNREAALVNTVVTPLLNPVIYTLRNKQVHQALRDALFRVKLH